The window taaagtgagatttccaaacagtatactttttATATCAAACataccctacctccgatatgatcataCTTGGTTGTCTCTTATCAGTTATAGATTAGTAGACTTTAAATTAataatgaatctagactaataattagtcgcaataaacattatactaagactcaatgataataatactaggttacgtcgaaggaaaagacagttgctaggagcgaagcgctgtccgagtttcGAGTCagcactttaacaagtgagtgcataattacttttatcttacacatagatatgaagtatttaatataaatacatgctatatgtgccTATTATCTATATTCCTTCCTggtatctatgctagatgaatgatctttacatgttttacttgatttaaactgtataaatgtatttttatacctatgaATATATTAGGTAAAGATGGGTACataaaagatgatatagatgatgagagatgaaaatagatgatgagaggccttgacttTAAGGATGATGtgatctagcagagtatagatgacaaccacagactattttaGATAGTTTAGTGGAAttctagtaggctcgcaacctgtaggtgtttttgaactacgtgttcaccaaaTGTACTCTACAAACTAGGGATGAGCTATAAAACcgaaaaaccggaccggaaccgaaaCCGGGCTGGAACTGGAACCGGTATAACCGGAAAATGCTTAAACGGTATGGGTATAGGGTTCCAAAATTACTCTTATTCGGGTTCCGTGTATTTCAAGTACATGTCCAACGGGTCCGGTTAATATGGGTTTTTGAACCGGATATGTTTAAAAAACCTGAAGATGTTCTTAACACATGGTTTGCAAATTACTCTAATTTCCTCATGTTTGAAAAAAATCTGAAGATGATTGTTTATTACAAAACTTAAACAATATTTCAGAGTTGAAAGCCACTTTGGCTCAACATCAATAAAATCCATGTTCTTAACACATGGTTTGCAAATTCAAGAAATATCATAAAGTCTCTCGTGTTCCCAAGGATGACACAAGATTTTTGTTTCTCCTCCACATTATGATATTCTGACTTTAATGTGATGTCATTTCCATTTAGAACAACATTTGCATGGGAAACAAAATGTGAAGAACGATGAACACCCTTCTCATACGTAAGTCTTGACTTATTCCCATAATCGACCAGTGATTGAGAACCATAATCAAATCAAACATAGTCAACGTTGCAAATACCTTATAGCCCAATCCACATGAAGCATAAGTTACATACCATTTCATGCATATCTCCACCCTGATCACCAATAAACCAAAACTCTTATCCAACTTGGTTTTCTTCCGCAGAATAAAGACATCAACAATTGTAACAAACTTGGCGCAATCACCCCATAACTCCCGAGTACCATTGTTGGTGAAAAGTTTATAATGTAAGGAGTCTTAGAAAATTTGTTACATAACTAACATTCAAATACATATAGTTCGATTGTGGAGCCGACTCTAACATGTCAAAAACCCTGCCTACATCACTCTATTATCAAAAGGTTTGTAGCCCAGCGGTATCGTGTTGCTCTTCCTCCTTGAGGTTGAATGTTTTAGTTCCGTAGTGAGCATATGTGGATTTTAAGAGTTGTTTAGGAGTAGAGTCTACATTTGCCGTTTAAAAAAAACATCACTCTATTGATTTGCAATCCAAAAAGTCCACTCATTGCTATTAACCATGATCCGATGATCTTTGAACGAATATGATAAATGAACCGGAACAAAGAAAAAAGGTAGTCAAATCTCTTAATTATGGTCTATGATTTGACATTGAAAAGATGAGAGATTTGCTTAACAGCTTAACaatgaaattttgaaataatGATTCATATTTCAAGATTTTGGGTTTGTGGGTCCTTTGAAATATACCCATTTCTTGTTTACACTAATGTTTTGTCAAATGTTAGGATGTGAGTCAAAGATCAAAATATTGCTATCTTTTGCTTTGCACGATACCAACATCCCAGTAGTAGTAAAACAATTAAAACCAACTATTTCAACAACCTACCAAGCATGACTACCCATCTAACTAATGTTAAATTAAATTTACTTTCTAACATGATATAAAAAAGGTTATACTATACGTTTTTTATGTAATATATCCAAATTATGATCAATTAGATGAAAATAATAGTATAATATAAAGAAAACATCAAACTAACTAGCTATATGCATAGCCCACTCATAAAAGGCCAGATATTTGGGCTAAGCCTACGAATTGAACCCCAACCACGTTGTTTCCGTAAATCTAACCGGCAGCATCATCACCGGTAATCGCCATCAAGGAACACTACTTCGAAGAACAGCTGGAACGTTGCCGCACTCAGACTGAGgtgaatattttttttctttattttctggATTTTCGATTCGATCACGTATCATTTAATTTCAAATATGTATACGCTGTTACGCAGGAATACGAATTCTTTCTTGAACAACTTAACCATTTCAGAAATTGTCACTATTATTACATCAGAAATtcagaaaaataaataaagaaataataCTTTTGTTAACGGCTTATCATCTGGTGATGATTGTGTTTCgaattttaataaattaatggTGGATtgaaaatatatacaaaccggtGAGTCTGAATGATATGATCAAATTTAGACTTTATAATttctagtttcataatcatttttTGTATGAcgtttatttaatattttctaaTTACAGATTACGGAAGCCAAGGAGCCTAAGTTCAAATTGCAGAATGAGGCCTTTGTAAGTTCTTTCATTTGACACATTAATTGTTATCATTTTGTTTAAAAGTATAGTGTCATAATATGTATGCAGCATGTTTGAGTTAGAGCATCCATGTACAATATAGCTTATTTTGAGCTTTTTTTTATAATACCTAACACCAACTCATAAATTTAACAAGCTCAAAAATATATCGAGAATTAGAAAGTTTTTTCCTCAACTTATTTACGAGTCCCAATAATCAAATTCTTAAATATCATTTTAGTTGTTAATTTGTATACGATGTCATTGTTTTCTTGTAGAAGTTTTCTATATATACAGTTATTATATATACAATTGGATGAAAATCTATGAGACCCACCACAAGCATTGAAAAAACTCATGCCAAAGTGTTTGTAATATTATTTACAAGATAAATGGAAAAACTTTGGATTAAATAAGCTCCCACaataactttatttatttatttattattttttttactctttACTCTTTAGAGCTAATTACCAGATAACTTCTTGAAAAAAACTCATATTGGGGATGCTCTTAATGTTTCATGGTACATTTATATTGCCTCATTTTTCATGCATGATAGTTACCATCTCTGAAAAAATAAAAGTACACTCCCAGTTTCAATGGAAATTTGATATTGAAGCTCTGATTTGTATGGTCCAAATGGAGATATGCCAGTGATCTTAGTTTTTGTGAGAATAATTTATAAAAGAAACCTACAAAATGATGTTTTGATTTTTGTGCAAATTCTACAAGagtgtttaattttgatttttgagAGGTCTCTTtatgcatattttttttttatctcgcCTGATCAATAGTTCTCTTGAGATTGATTTATTAAAACATCGATAAGCGTGTCTAGGCGTAGCAAAGCAACTTGAGGTCTTCAAGCTAATGAAGCACACAATTCCTACACTTGCCACGAATGTGATTTAACATGTTGCCATCATAAATCAAGTACTTCTTACTTTTTAGCTTCAACATGTTGACTCCCTTAGCTGTATGCATGATTTAATGTCAACAACTTCCTAAAATtatgtcattttttttttatgtatgtaCGTTAGTTATTTAAATAACAGTTGAGTGATTTTATACGATAAAAGAAACCACGAAGACTTTTAATTTGTTTTGAGTTATTTGTTCACACTAACGGTGGACTTGGAATATAATAGATCTCCCACTTGAAGTATCTCAATATAAGGTAAGAACCATCCACTATGCATGCTATATTTCTTTTACTTTGCTTAGCATCCAGTTACACCATCCACTTTCAATAGTTCTAGAATGTCTATTGCTTACTCTAGACATCACACAAGTTGCTTATCAATTACCAGTTTTCTAAACCGCTCTATATTTTTTTAGCTTTTATTTCTAAGCCTACACACTTTTAATTGCCTCAGTTCTTGTAATCTGATTCCCAAAATTGTGCCATATCTTGTAAATAATGTATACAATTATATTAAGCAACCATATTCTTAGTCTTGGACTGAATTACCACTGTACTAAACTTGGATCTAGAGCTAGTGCAATGTAaaactaattaattaattaattcatttcATTGGAGTATATATCCCCTATGACTTAGTATTGAATACCGTTTAATTCTCGTCAATGTAGCATTACTATTGCTTAGTTTAAACTTCTTACACAACTGGTCACTTGTAGATCTTTGACTACACTTTCCTTGTATTTTCTTTCTAACATTTTGTCGCCTTTCTAAGCTTTTTTATATCTTCACACGGTTGAGTACAAAGGTTCATTCTTGGTAGCACACCTTTTGATTGGGTATATAAAGCATACAACCCCTTTAATCAATTCCACCCCATTTCCTCCTTCCTCATCTTTGGTAATCTAGCTACATATATAACCCACAACCCTTTGCCCTCTAGAAAGCTAACAAAACCTCTCTCTTATTCTTAAGCATGGATAAACTTGTCTTCTACTTCCTAATTCTCCTTAACACCATCCAATACGTCTATGGTGCTGATACCAATATCACCCCCCTTGACTTTGTCAAAACCTCATGCAAAACCACCCGCAACCAGGCTCTCTGTGTCAACTCTCTCTCAAGTTACGCTGGTTCTATCCAAGGAAGCGATCAGCAGCTTGCTAAAGCAGCCATTGCGGTTAGTCTGAACAATGCCAAGTCAGCAGCTGCACTCGTTTCCAAACTGTCTGGAACCTCGAAACTAAAACCACAAGAGTACCAAGCACTGAAAGACTGTGTCAATAGCATGTCCAGCTGTATTGCAAGTCTAACTCAGTCAGTTCAGGAGCTTGGAAAGATGGGTCAGTTTAAGGGAAAGAATTTTGATTGGCACATGAACAGTCTTCAAACATGGGTCAGTTCTGCGCTTACAGATCAAAACACTTGTGCTGGAGGGTTTTCTGATAGATCAATGAATGGAAAAGTGAAGGATGCTCTTAACAAGAAGATGATTTCGGTTGCACAAGTCACTAGCAATGCACTTGCTTTAGTAAATGGGTTTGCGTTGAGGCATAAAGCAGGTACCCATAAACCTTAAGGGTTATACATTTCCGTGGAAAGAGGTTGGCCTTCTAGTAATATTATAGTGTGccacaaggttttttttttttttttttttttttttatccttAATAAGGATTGTGTTTTTGACTGGTCTATGTTGCTGGTTTCCTGTAAAACATGTTACTTTTTGTGGCTGAGGTTATGCCTTGCTCAGGTTTTTGTTGCCTTACGGCTAATTTTATAACAAATTGTAGCTAATTAATGtaataaagatggcaccttataaGATAACTTTTGTTGTTTAAGTGAATGATCCCTTTTCTACCTTAACATGCATATATTTGGATAATTACGGGACCACTTCATAAATATGTACAATATATTATAAAATCAATTTATTATGGTAAGAATATAAATTGTTGATAGAccgatttatagaatatttacttACCATGTGGGCTGAGTTACCGGTTtgactcaagatcctcaagatccTTTCAATCTCTCACATTAAAGTTTATATCCATCTATAAATACATGTGATGAGGAACAAATCAACACACATGAAAATACACTAGGAAATTCATATGGTTCATTGCTAGGGGATTTTAGAGAGAGTTCTTGAGATCAACTGGAAACTCTTCCTAGTCTCTAGATCCGAAAATCTCAATGGAACAAGGTATGTAATCATTTTTTAatgtttaagttttcttttaatcGGATTCGAGATTAAAGATCCAAAATTATGCATCCGCGTTGTATGTTTTGGTTATGAAAAtaaccaacaattggtatcagagccaactCGAATCTCTTATGAGAAACTTGGATTGGTTTTAGTTCTTTTGATCTTCAAACTAAAATATACATGTATGATATATGTTAGTTTAATCTTTGTGATCTTGCCGGCGTTTTCTTCCTTAACCCGACGATTGCAATATGTGATTTAATCAAAATATATGTTTGCATAACATTGTACATTGGGACTTTCATAATTTCATTGTGCGTTAATTTAATGACCCAATGTTCTTTAGCTTTTTATTTGGTTTAAACTCATAAAACGGTACAACTTTCATAAAACGGTACAACTTTATATCTCTAATATCCATTCTAATTAATTCGGATTTGGAGAAAGAGTTTAATGGAAGTTTTATTTTAATGGTTTCATGAAATTATGTCCATGTATATATGTCAAGTTGTTACCATTAAAATTACTATTTTTTCATTAAAACACacaataaagttaaataaatttATGATTATGTTTTGGTGTATGTATATATCATGGATAATGcctttttttttttgggaatCTGCTTCATGTGATCGCTTTGATGTTTGCATCAAATATTGTTGGTTTATTACTACGTATTTTAAAGGGCTTGTAGCCGAGCGGTATCATGTGGTGTCCCccctctttgaggtcgagggttcaagtcccttCGTGAACATAAGTGGAATAGATGTTGTTAGCTTAGAAGTAGATTAGAATTGCCGATTCAAAAAAAATATTACTACGTATTTAAATCTCCTTTACGGAAGCAGCTTGGCTAAATTCACCAAGACTCCTTACCGCGGTGATGGTGTGATTTACACTTCACTAGcaatttttttgaagtaaattTTCTAGGTGATACTCTTTTGTTTCAGTTTTGCTAGCATATAAAGCTATGTCACTTTCGACTATTATTTACCAaacaagtttaaaaaaaaaaaaacacgattGAAAGATATCTAATAGATATCCATGCATGCATAAGCATGTGAATTGTGGCTACTGTTATTGTGATTCATATCTAACAGATATTCAATTTATTATCTCTTTTTTTTATTGGGATATATTTATGTCCAGTTTCTTAATGACATTTTTTTTACGGTTATTTTCTTGTATCAcatccaatgttttaaaaaccggttttttagttgaaccggtgtCAACCGGTTTAACTGGTTCGACCGCCAAgtgaaccggtttctatatttttcatattttttttattttttatttttctatacatacatatataaatcataaatttgatgtttacaagttcaaatattaaaaatacatataaaaataagttgtagagaaattcaaatacattaaaatataacataatcATAAGTTTTAGTATTTATATCAATCTATAtacatcaaaaagaaaataaagtataatactgAAACTAAATACGGTTTTGaatgaataaaaacatattaaaaaactttataacatttaccatatctttttattttgagaaaactaaatagatatgaaaaaaaatcaccaatgtttattatgtaaatggttctttttcatgtttttttattcggtttaaccggtttattttgaccggttcaaccgggtttttctaaaaaccggccggttcaatccggttaaCAAATCAATGTAAAATCGGTGTtagttgaaccgctccctcccccggttcccggtccaaccgg of the Lactuca sativa cultivar Salinas chromosome 6, Lsat_Salinas_v11, whole genome shotgun sequence genome contains:
- the LOC111904517 gene encoding pectinesterase inhibitor 9: MDKLVFYFLILLNTIQYVYGADTNITPLDFVKTSCKTTRNQALCVNSLSSYAGSIQGSDQQLAKAAIAVSLNNAKSAAALVSKLSGTSKLKPQEYQALKDCVNSMSSCIASLTQSVQELGKMGQFKGKNFDWHMNSLQTWVSSALTDQNTCAGGFSDRSMNGKVKDALNKKMISVAQVTSNALALVNGFALRHKAGTHKP